A genomic window from bacterium includes:
- a CDS encoding STAS domain-containing protein has product MNIDVKDKNGVNVIFVKGNLMGGEETIAVHEKVKKLVEQGKKKFVIDLSKVKWMNSSGLG; this is encoded by the coding sequence ATGAATATTGATGTCAAAGATAAAAACGGAGTTAATGTTATTTTCGTAAAAGGTAATTTGATGGGCGGGGAAGAGACTATTGCCGTTCATGAAAAAGTTAAGAAATTGGTTGAGCAGGGCAAGAAGAAATTCGTTATTGATCTGTCTAAAGTTAAATGGATGAATAGCTCCGGCCTCGGTA